Proteins from one Triticum aestivum cultivar Chinese Spring chromosome 7A, IWGSC CS RefSeq v2.1, whole genome shotgun sequence genomic window:
- the LOC123154657 gene encoding sucrose:sucrose 1-fructosyltransferase gives MESSRGTIIPGTPPLPSSLTDVNGQEGRRTRTSGGVRWHAWAAVLAVVALVVAAVVFGASRVHPDAVASSSVRAMAEHGVSEKTSGAYSASGGFPWSSAMLQWQRTGFHFQPDKNYMNDPNGPVYYRGWYHLFYQHNPGGTGWGNISWGHAVSRDMVHWRHLPLAMVPDHWYDIEGVCTGSITILPDGRVIVFYTGYTETFAQVTCLAEAADPSDPLLREWVKHPANPVVYPPPGIGMKDYRDPTTAWFDNSDNTWRIIIGSKNDTDHSGIVFTYKTKDFVSYELIPGYLYRGPAGTGMYECIDMFAVGGGRKASDMYNSTAKDVLYVLKESSDDDRRDYYALGRFDAAANTWTPINTERELGVSLRYDYGRYDASKSFYDPVKNRRIVWGYVVETDSSSADAAKGWANLQSIPRTVELDEKTRTNLIQWPVEELDTLRINTTDLSGITVGAGSFVSLPLHQTSQLDIEASFRINTSAIEALNDVDVGYNCTMTSGAATHGALGPFGILVLANVALTEQTAVYFYVSKGLDGGLRTHFCHDELRSTHATDVAKEVVGSTVPVLDGEDFSVRVLVDHSIVQSFVMGGRLTVTSRAYPTEAIYAAVVYLFNNATSASVTAEKLVVHDMDSSYNKIFTDDDLLVLD, from the exons ATGGAGTCGTCACGCGGCACCATCATCCCCGGCAcgccgccgctgccctcctccTTAACCGACGTCAACGGCCAGGAGGGCAGGCGGACCAGGACCAGCGGCGGCGTGAGGTGGCACGCTTGGGCCGCCGTGCTGGCCGTGGTGgcgctcgtcgtcgccgccgtGGTCTTTGGGGCCAGCAGGGTCCACCCGGACGCGGTGGCGTCCTCCTCCGTACGGGCTATGGCAGAACACGGCGTGTCGGAGAAGACGTCCGGGGCATACTCCGCCAGCGGCGGCTTCCCGTGGAGCAGCGCGATGCTGCAGTGGCAGCGCACCGGCTTCCATTTCCAGCCGGACAAGAACTACATGAACG ATCCCAACG GTCCGGTGTACTATAGAGGATGGTACCATTTGTTCTACCAACACAACCCCGGAGGCACTGGGTGGGGCAACATCTCATGGGGGCACGCCGTGTCGCGGGACATGGTCCACTGGCGCCACCTACCGCTCGCCATGGTGCCTGACCACTGGTATGATATCGAGGGCGTCTGCACCGGATCCATCACCATACTCCCTGATGGCAGGGTCATCGTGTTCTACACTGGGTACACCGAGACGTTTGCGCAAGTGACCTGCCTCGCGGAGGCCGCCGACCCGAGCGACCCCCTCCTCCGCGAGTGGGTGAAGCACCCCGCCAACCCCGTGGTGTACCCGCCCCCTGGCATCGGCATGAAGGACTACCGTGACCCAACCACGGCGTGGTTCGACAACTCCGACAACACGTGGCGCATCATCATTGGCTCCAAGAATGACACGGACCACTCCGGCATCGTCTTCACGTACAAGACCAAGGACTTCGTCAGCTACGAGCTGATACCGGGATACTTGTACCGCGGCCCCGCCGGCACCGGCATGTACGAGTGCATTGACATGTTTGCCGTTGGTGGTGGCCGCAAGGCCAGCGACATGTACAATTCGACGGCCAAGGACGTGTTGTACGTGCTCAAGGAGAGCAGCGACGACGACCGGCGCGACTATTACGCGCTCGGGAGGTTCGACGCAGCGGCCAACACATGGACGCCGATCAACACCGAGCGGGAACTCGGGGTCTCGCTGCGGTACGACTATGGCAGGTACGACGCGTCCAAGTCCTTCTACGACCCCGTGAAGAATCGGCGGATCGTCTGGGGGTACGTCGTCGAGACCGACTCCTcgagcgccgacgccgccaagGGGTGGGCCAACCTCCAG TCGATTCCGAGAACCGTGGAGCTTGACGAGAAGACCCGGACGAACCTCATCCAATGGCCAGTGGAGGAGCTCGATACCCTCCGCATCAACACCACCGATCTCAGCGGCATCACTGTCGGTGCCGGATCCTTCGTCTCCCTCCCCCTCCACCAGACCTCCCAACTTGACATCGAGGCATCCTTCCGCATCAACACCTCCGCCATTGAGGCCCTCAATGACGTCGATGTCGGCTACAACTGCACCATGACAAGCGGCGCTGCCACCCACGGCGCACTTGGCCCCTTCGGCATTCTCGTCCTCGCCAACGTCGCCCTGACAGAACAGACGGCGGTGTACTTTTATGTGTCCAAGGGCCTCGACGGCGGTCTTCGGACCCATTTCTGCCACGATGAGTTGCGGTCAACACATGCCACCGATGTGGCGAAGGAGGTGGTGGGTAGCACGGTGCCGGTGCTCGACGGCGAGGATTTTTCCGTTAGAGTGCTCGTGGACCACTCCATCGTGCAAAGCTTCGTGATGGGCGGGAGGTTGACGGTGACGTCGAGGGCCTACCCGACGGAGGCCATTTACGCAGCGGTGGTCTACCTGTTCAACAATGCCACCAGCGCCAGCGTCACAGCGGAGAAGCTCGTCGTGCACGACATGGACTCGTCGTACAACAAGATATTCACGGACGACGACTTGCTAGTCCTCGATTAG